From Candidatus Abyssobacteria bacterium SURF_5:
GAAGGAGATGATACCACAAAAAGAGGCTATTGTCAACCATAAATTAATATCTTGAACTATAGTTCAACAACTTTAATCGTCGGACAGTCTCACAGAGCCCATTTTTTATTTGTAAGTGCCTTATAAACAGTCACTTATAAGTACGCCCTCCCCAAGCACCGATCTTCTTTTCTCTTTCTCCGGCCTTTCCGTGTGGATATTCTACTGGACCGGATGATGATTATATATAAATAAAAGACACTATTTATACTGACGATAGATAAATATAAGTACCTAATATAAAAGGACTTACAGAAAATAAATAGGCTCTGTCCCTATTTTTCGAGGTGCTTGAGGAACAAGGGTATGTCGGTGTAGTCTTTGAGGACGGGGGGTGGGTCGGATACGGCTGGTGGGGCGGATGGACAGATCATTATGAACGGGATCCCGAGGGTTTGGGCGGCGCGCATGTCCCAGATGGCGTCGCCGATGCTCACGATTTTTTGGAAATGTTTCACGTGATACGCCTCTTGTGCGCGGGATATGCACGTCCGAATGATTTCCTCGCGTGGGTGCGCGTCTGAGCCGGTGGCGATCGGGATGCCGTCCACGTCGAGACCCGCTGCTTCAAGTTTAAATGAGGCTGCTTCTTGCCATGTGCCGGTCGCGATGGCAGGTTTCCATTCCGGGTGTTCTCTGAGAACCCGAATAACATTGGAGGCGCCGTTTATTTCGTGAAAGAGAAGAGGGTTCTGCTGATGGCGTTCACGAAGATGCTGGACGAATGCATCTATCTGCTTTTGGACCTCCGCTCGGGTGGGTTTTCTTTCGCTATGTCTCTCAAAAATCTCCTCAAAGACGGCGCCGTCGGTTGCGTGAAGGTAATTTTCCCAACGCGTGTCGATGTCCCGGATGGCGAAGGCCTCGGCGGCAGCGCGAACAAAGCACGCCTCATCAACTGCGCTGGAATTGATCAGGGTTCCATCGATGTCAAAAATTGCAAGTTTGTGCATGTACCTTAATTCCGAGGGTGAACGAGTCTATGAGATTTCTTGGGAGCGGATTTGCTCGCAAAGCAGGGCATCTCACGCAGGATTATATCAAAAAACGAAACAGAGGAAAGCACGGGCTTCTTTTTTAATGCTATTCCGCCTCCCCGTGCTGCTGCTGTCCGACCTCGCCGTCGAACTCGCGCGACGTCTTGAACGGTTCGAGCGGCAATCCTCAGGATTTTGCGTGCAGCGTTTCGGGTTTTTCGAGGAGCTCCCTCAGCTTGATGAGGAACTGCGTTCCGACGTAGCCGTCGACGACCCGGTGATCGCACGAGAGCGTGACGCGCATGAGGTTTTTCGGCCGGACTTGTCCGTCGACGACAACCGGTTCCTGCGCGAGCGCGCCGACTGCCAGGATCGCGCTCTGGCCGGGATCGATGATGGCGGTGAAATGGTCGATGCCGAACATGCCGAGATTGGAGACGGTGAAGGTCGCATTGGAGTACTCGTCGGGGCGCAGTTTCCTTTTGCGCGCGCGCTCGGCCTTGTCGCGCGCCTCGCGGGCGATGTCGGCGGCGGATTTGCGGTTCGCGTCCATGATGACGGGCACCACCAGTCCGTCGGGTGTTGCGGTCGCGATTCCGACGTTGATGCGCTTGTTGACGCGTACTTTCTCCTCGACGAAGGTGGAATTGACTTCCGGCACTTCCTCGAGCGCGAGGGCGGACGCTTTGACGATCAGGTCGTTATAACTGATTTTCTCCTCGTCCTTTTTGCCCTCGTTCAGTTTCTTGCGGAGCTCGACCGCGGCGTCCATGTCGATTGTCATGTTCAGGTAGAAATGGGGGATGGTCTGCTTGCTGAGGGTCATGCGGCGCGCGATGGTTTTACGCATCAAGCTAAGTTCCTGGAATTCCTCGCCGCGCTCGTTGCAGCGGCGCGCGACATAGGCTTTGACATCGGTTTCGCGGATTCTGCCGTCGATGCCGGTTCCCCGCACCTCTTCGAGGTCGACCCCCTCTCGCTCGGCCAGGACGACGGCGAGAGGAGTCGCGCGCACTTCCCGCGCTTTTCGGAGCACCTCGATTTTTGCCGCGGGCCCCGCCTTTGCCTTTGCGGAGACGGCCTGTTCGATGTCGCGCTTGACGATTTCGCCGCCGGGGCCGGTGCCCGTGATCTGGGAGAGGTCGATGTCGTGCTTCTGAGCGAGTTCGCGGGCGAGCGGCGAGACGGTTGCCTTTCCGGGGGCGCGTCTCGCGACGAATTTATCGATCGCGGTGCGCTGATCCATGTGAATGCTGACCGCCGGCTCCGGCCTGCGCGGCTTCTCTTTGAGTTCTTCGGCCCGCCGGCGCGCCTCCTCGGCATATTCTTTTCGGCGCTCCTCTTCTTCCCGCCGGTACCTCTCTTCTTCTTTTCGTTCTTCCTTTTTTCTTCTCTGTTCTTCCTCGCGCTTCCGTTTTTCCTCTTCGGTCGCTCGTTTTGCTTTCTCCTTCTCGGGGGCTTCGGCTTTTGCTTCTTCTTCCAGAATCTCCTCGACGGCGGCGGATTCCTCCGGTTTTTCTTCTTCCTCCGCTTTCTCCGCTCGAGGCGGTCGTTCCGGTTTCGCCGGGTGGGCCTCCTCGGCGGGTGCCGCCGGTTTGCGTATTCCCTTCGCCTCTTCCTTTGAGCCGATGAGGCCGATCTTTTCGCCGACCTTGATGGTTTCGCCTTCTTCGGCCGTTATCTCGATGAGGATGCCGGTGTCGAAGGCTTCGACCTCGATATCGGCTTTATCGGTCTCCACTTCAAGGAGCAGCTCGCCCTCCTTGACCGGATCGCCCACCTTTTTCAGCCATTTGATGATGCGGCCTTCTTCCATCGTATCGCTCAGACGCGGCATGATAACTTCGGCGGCCATGAGTTCTCTCCTTCTTGGCGTGCTAGTCGAACACTTCTATGCTGTCCTCGATTGCAGGCTTCGACATGATCGTTCTGTGAACCGGACATTTTTTCGCAATCTCCAGCAGGCGGTTCTTTTGCTCATCGGTGATGTCCCCTCTGATCGTGATCTTGCGCGTAATCTTCTCGAGCCGCCTTTCCTCTTCCGTACAGTCGACGCAGTCGTCGCGGTAGGTTCGCTGGTGGTCGAGCTCGACGCTGACGGTTTCGATCGGGATTTTCTTTCTCTCGGCGTACATGAGCAGCGTCATCGCGGTGCACGCGCCGAGAGCGCTCAGAAGAAGATCGTACGGATTAGGGCCGAGGCCGTCGCCCTCGCCCATGGGTTCATCAACAATGAAGGAGTGTGGGTATGCGATCACCTGGTGCTGGAGGTTTTCGAGGTAGCGGACGGTGACTTTATTTCCCATGGCCGGTCCTTTCGCTTTGGGGTTAGAATCTTCCTCATGACATATGCCTTTGCGCAAAGGTGATGACACGGCTTTGAAGAGTCTGTTCCTGTCGGTGATTCTTACCCGGCTAAGCGCGGGTCAACATCTTTTTTACGGCGAAGACCACGTCGTCAACCTGTGGGATGGCGCTGTGCTCGAGGTGCTTCGAGTACGGCATCGGTATGTCGGCGCCCGCGACTCGCACAACGGGCGCATCGAGGCTGTAGAAGGCGCGCTCGCCGATCGAGGCGGCGATTTCGGCGCCGACTCCGCCGGTGCGGCAATCTTCCTCGACAATGACGAGCCGCCCGGTTTTCTCGACCGACCTGGCGACGGCGTTGATGTCAAACGGCTTCAGCGTGCGCGGGTCTACGACCTCCACGCTTATACCGTCTTCCTTTTCGAGTTTTTCAGCCGCCTCGAGCGAGATATGCACCATGCGGGACCACGTCACGATGGTGAGATCGCTGCCTTCGCGCTTGATGTCTGCCACTCCGAGCGGAACCAGATAATCCTCGACATCGGGGACCTCACCCTGCATTCCGTAGAGGGCTTCATGTTCGAGGAAGATGACCGGATCGTCGTCGCGGACCGAGCTCTTGAGCAGGCCCTTTGCGTCGGCCGGCGTGGACGGCATGACCACTTTCAGGCCGGGCGTGTGCACGAAATGGGCCTCGAGGTTCTGTGAGTGCTGTGCGCCCAGTTGATGGCCGGAGCCGCCGGGAGCGCGAATCACCATCGGAATCGGGAATTGGCCGCCCGACATATAGTAGAATTTTGCGGCGTGGTTGATGATCTGGTCCATCGCGAGGAGCGAGAAGTTGACGGTCATGAGCTCGACGATCGGTCTGAGGCCCGCCATCGCCGCCCCGATACCCGCGCCGACTATCACTTCTTCGGAAATGGGGGTATCAATGACTCGATCCGGGCCGAACTCCTCGAGCAGTTTTGCCGTCACCCTGTAGGAGCCCCCCCACACGCCCACTTCTTCGCCCATGAGGAAGACATTCGGGTCGCGCCGCATTTCCTCCGCGTGCGCGTCTCCAAGCGCTTCTCGATATCGCATCACAGCCATGTCAGAATTTCCCCGCATATACGTGTTCGCACACGGCCGCGTCGGGCGGAAATTCGGATGCGTCGGCAAACTCGATCGCGTCGTTCACGATTTTTTCCACCTCGTCGGCAATCGCTTTATCCGCTTCATCGCTGAGGATGCCGTCGGCCTTCAATTTGTTCCGCATCCGGATGATCGGATCGCGCAGTTTCCATTGTTCCACTTCTTCTTTTGTGCGGTAGACCTCCGGATCGGCCACTGAATGGCCGCGGAAGCGGTACGTCTTCGTTTCGATCATCTCCGGCCGTTTGCGCGTGCGGACACGTTCCGCCGCCGCTTTCGTCGCCTCGTACACCTCGATAACATCCATACCGTCGATGATCTGCCAGTCCATGTTGTAGCAGGCGGCGCGCTTGCCGAGGTCTTCAATCGAGGAGGCCTTCTCCACCGGGGTCCCCATGCCATAGCGGTTGTTCTCGCAGAAGAAGAGAACCGGCAGGTGCCACAGCGATGCGAGGTTGAAAGACTCGTGAAAGGCGCCCTCGTTGACGGCGCCGTCGCCGAACATGCACAACACTATCTGGTCACCTTTTCGGTAGTTGACGGCAAGACCCGCCCCGACCGCGATCGGCAGGTTTCCGGCAACGATCGCGTTGCCGCCCAGGAATCTCTTTTCCCGGCTGAAGATGTGCATCGAACCGCCCTTGCCCTTCGAGATGCCCGTCTCCTTTCCGAACAATTCGGCCATGATCAATTTCGGCTCGATCCCCTTCATGAGGGCCTGGCCGTGCTCGCGGTAGCCGGTGGTCACGTAATCATCGTCGCGGATAGCGCTTATGGCGCCGACGCCGTTGGCCTCTTCGCCTATATATAAATGAAGAAAGCCCGATATTTTGGCTCGCTGGTACATTTGCCCGGCTTTCTCCTCAAACCGGCGTATGAGCACCATTTTCCTGTACAGATCGATTTTCAACTGGTCATTCAAGAAAGCTCCTCCCCCAAAACATGGAAATACCTCGCCGTCCGCTTACCAAAAAGAATAACAAAGCTTGACAGAAATGGCAATCCGCGAGAGATTTCCTCATTGACAAATATTGCGGATAATATATAATAAATTCACCTGCACTAATCCATGTTGCTGCATTTCCGTCCCCGAGGGGTTGATTCCAGGTCACGCGAAAACAGAGCTCTTCGCTGATGAAAAGATGGTCGTTGGCTGTCGGAATATGTTGTTTTATTGCTGCAGCGGGCATCGTCGTGCTCCGCAGGAATGAAAACCCGTTCGTTCCCAGCGATAAGTGGCGGCTTTCAAATGAAGAATATCATGGGACAGTGCTCTTCCCGGTCTTTTCCCCCGATGGCGAAAAGCTCTTTTTCCGGGTACGGAATGAATCCGGAACATTCGGCACACTCGATACTTATGTTTACCTGCTGGAAGAGAAAACGCTTCGCAAATTGAATCTTCCTGAAACAAGCGGATGGATTGGATGCACGCCGGATTCGCTCCACCTCTTCTACACGATGGCGCGGCCTCATAACCGGTATTTTTACGACAGTTACGTTTACAGCGTCGACTCTGATTCCGTTGTCGAGAAGCACAAGCTCATGTGGGGCGGCTGGCAGCGACCCTATTCGCCCGACGGGAAGTGGCAGCTATTTGCGAACCAGATGAAGGAGTACCTGTACATGAAGCTGGTCGGAGAGCCGATCTGGGTGCAGTTGCCGGACATCTTGTACAAAGGGATTCCGTATTGGAGCGGTGATGGCAAGAGTATTCTTTGCGTTTGTTCCGACAAGAGGAAAATAGTCAAATATGATATTGAAGGCGGGTTCCTGAGCAAACTGCTCGAATACGATGATTTTGAAGTCAGGCCACTACTCTACCCCTCTCCTTATGCCAATGAAGCCATTGTGCTGACCTCTCGAAAACTGAAAGAATATTTCCCCGTTGTGTTGCGGAAAATGGACATCGATAGCGGGCAAATCACGTATTCATTCGACAGCGCATTGGATCCCGAGGGCAATGCAATCGGCGCTGTATATTTTCCTCCTCAGAAGAACCGGCTTTATTATTCCACCAATCAGTACACGGTGGAAGGGGAACTGAAGGGGGAACCGCCGAAAACGGTTATTCTTGATACGGCATCAGGCCAGACGGAAACGCTTCTTTCCAAAGAGCATGTTCCCCGAGCATACTGCAGCCTGCGCGACGCTTTTGCGGTTACTTTAAGGAAAGACGTCAAGGTTCTGTATTTGTTCGATGTAAAAACGAGAAATCTGGAGCGAATTTTTCCGCCGGCGACCGCGGCGCAATCTCCAAAAGACAGGAGCCGAAGCGGCGCTTTTCCGTGAGAGGCACGAGACAAGAGGGATGATCGCTACCGTCCATAGAAGTCGATGCCGGAATAAGGGTGGTTTCACCCTCATAGAATTGATGGTTGTCATGGCGATCATCGTGATCCTGGCGAGTATGCTGTTGCCGGCCCTGCAGAAGGCGAGAGAGTCGTCGCGACGGACCGTTTGCGCGAGCAATCTGAAACAGATCGGCCTGGCATTATCTCTTTATGCCGAGGAGAACAGGGGATGGTATCCCCCAAAAGACGATATTTTCGAGAATATGACAGTGGAAGGCAAGTCCATCTTTCCGGAATACATCAGCGACTTGAATGTATTCGGCTGTCCCTCCAGCCTCTATTTTGAAAAAGATACAACCTTCACTCGTGACGGCACACAAGATCCTGAGTGCCTGACAAGCATCAGCTACATCTATACCGGCTATCTGATCACGAATGATACGGAGGCGGAGGCGGGGCGGGAAGCTGCGCTGAACGGGTTCGGACAGCAGTTTGGTGCTTATCCTACTGAAACGAGGGATGACGATATCGACTTGAGCAAGATCGGCTGGGATGGGAAAGGGAATCTGGGCTCCAACATAATTTTCCGGACCAGGACGCAAGTGGAGGACATTTTCTTCCAAGATATCTGGTACGTGCCGGCGCGAGGCGTCCCGCTCATCTGCGACCAGGTCGGGCCAAGCCTCATGTTTTTCAGCCACCGGCCATTCGGCGCGAACGTGTGCTACATGGACGGGCACGTCGAGTTCATCAAATACGTGCAGCCACTGAAACCGCAAAATTTCCCAGTCAGCCCCTTCATGGCGCAGTTCGCCCAGGAGTTGCAGCCGCCCGACCTGTCGGCTATCGGCTGCAAGTAAGGCAGATATGGCGAGAGCGTTCATCGGTCTACTCATCATCGGCACAGCAGCTTTTTCTCTTTATCTGACGCCGGCGCCGGTGTCCAAAAAAAGCCCTCTTCATTTTCTGCAATTCTTCGTGCTCATAGCCGTTGCGGTGACAGGCTCGTTCATGACGCTCCCGTTTCTCTTTCAGTGGCGGCTGCCGCTGCAGCAGGGATTGGGAAGCAACGAGATGCTGCTGCTCCGCGGCCTCTTCATGATCACGGCCGCCCTGCTCGCAATCATCATGAACAAGTCGAAAGCAATGCGGGACATGTTGTGGATAAGCGCTATCGCGCTCCTGGCGGCAGGTATTCCCGAGATTTTCCGGGTGCTCATAATCCTGAACGATACCGTAAACGGAATCCTGCAATACGGCAACGTGCCAATGAAAATGGTATACCGAACGATTTACCCTTTTCTGATCCTCTTTTCGGTCAGCGCAGCAATGATCCTGCTGGGTGCAGTTTCTCTTCTCAGAGAAATCTACAGGTTTTTCATTCAGTAACTCTTTCATTCGATCTTAATCGTTACTTGTGCTCCTCATCTGCCCAAGAACTGAAGTTGCTTCTGTTTTCGTTTCATCGTATAATCAGGGCTGGTTCAGGTATATCTATTTTCTTCTATTCCCCCACTTTCAGAGAGGAATTCGAATGGAATACTCAATCAACACAAAGAAATCGAAGAGGCTGTACAAACGGGCGGAAAAAGTGCTGCCCGGCGGCGTTTCCCACAACCTGCGTTTCAGCCAGCCGTATCCGGTGTATATCAAGGAGGCATACGGCGGCAAATTCCGAGACGTCGACGGCAACGAGTTCATCGATTACTGGGACGGCCATTCCGGCCTGATCCTCGGACATAATCCGCCGGAGATCGTGAAGGCCCTCAAGCGCGCGGTGCCAAAAGGGACTCACTGGGGATTTGTGAACCGGCACGAGGTCGAACTGGCCGAACTGGTGTGCGAGGTGGTTCCCTCCGCGGAGATGGTGCGCTTTTGCTGCTCCGGCACCGAAGCCACGATGTATGCCGTCCGCCTCGCCCGCGCGTTCACCGGCAAGAAGACGATGCTGAAGGCGATCGGCGGATGGCACGGC
This genomic window contains:
- a CDS encoding 2-oxo acid dehydrogenase subunit E2 — translated: MAAEVIMPRLSDTMEEGRIIKWLKKVGDPVKEGELLLEVETDKADIEVEAFDTGILIEITAEEGETIKVGEKIGLIGSKEEAKGIRKPAAPAEEAHPAKPERPPRAEKAEEEEKPEESAAVEEILEEEAKAEAPEKEKAKRATEEEKRKREEEQRRKKEERKEEERYRREEEERRKEYAEEARRRAEELKEKPRRPEPAVSIHMDQRTAIDKFVARRAPGKATVSPLARELAQKHDIDLSQITGTGPGGEIVKRDIEQAVSAKAKAGPAAKIEVLRKAREVRATPLAVVLAEREGVDLEEVRGTGIDGRIRETDVKAYVARRCNERGEEFQELSLMRKTIARRMTLSKQTIPHFYLNMTIDMDAAVELRKKLNEGKKDEEKISYNDLIVKASALALEEVPEVNSTFVEEKVRVNKRINVGIATATPDGLVVPVIMDANRKSAADIAREARDKAERARKRKLRPDEYSNATFTVSNLGMFGIDHFTAIIDPGQSAILAVGALAQEPVVVDGQVRPKNLMRVTLSCDHRVVDGYVGTQFLIKLRELLEKPETLHAKS
- a CDS encoding OsmC family peroxiredoxin, which translates into the protein MGNKVTVRYLENLQHQVIAYPHSFIVDEPMGEGDGLGPNPYDLLLSALGACTAMTLLMYAERKKIPIETVSVELDHQRTYRDDCVDCTEEERRLEKITRKITIRGDITDEQKNRLLEIAKKCPVHRTIMSKPAIEDSIEVFD
- a CDS encoding DUF1559 domain-containing protein; this encodes MIATVHRSRCRNKGGFTLIELMVVMAIIVILASMLLPALQKARESSRRTVCASNLKQIGLALSLYAEENRGWYPPKDDIFENMTVEGKSIFPEYISDLNVFGCPSSLYFEKDTTFTRDGTQDPECLTSISYIYTGYLITNDTEAEAGREAALNGFGQQFGAYPTETRDDDIDLSKIGWDGKGNLGSNIIFRTRTQVEDIFFQDIWYVPARGVPLICDQVGPSLMFFSHRPFGANVCYMDGHVEFIKYVQPLKPQNFPVSPFMAQFAQELQPPDLSAIGCK
- a CDS encoding HAD family hydrolase, giving the protein MHKLAIFDIDGTLINSSAVDEACFVRAAAEAFAIRDIDTRWENYLHATDGAVFEEIFERHSERKPTRAEVQKQIDAFVQHLRERHQQNPLLFHEINGASNVIRVLREHPEWKPAIATGTWQEAASFKLEAAGLDVDGIPIATGSDAHPREEIIRTCISRAQEAYHVKHFQKIVSIGDAIWDMRAAQTLGIPFIMICPSAPPAVSDPPPVLKDYTDIPLFLKHLEK